GAAATATCTAATACCACTATTTATTGTAATGTGCGGCTTCTGTTTATCGTAGAAAATCCAACTCTCATGAACGATCCTTTATTACCTATCAATTCCCAACCAAAGCGAACCAAGAAGCTTCTTCCTAAAGTGCTTGCAGTCGCTGCCATAGTGGTGCTTTGTGGAtacaagtttttgaaattaaCCCCCACAGTCCAATTGTCTGACGGCTTGTGCCCTATCAGTGATAAGATTGACCCAGCTCCCTACGTTTATGATGTATCAAAAATTGGCCAGATTTTGAAAGATAAGGAGTATATCGATGAGGTAGTGGAAAGGTGGTCTGGGGCCATTCAAATTCCTTCAGTTTCCAACGATGTGATGGTTAACCCCAACACCACTGATGATTTAGAGGAATTATACCGGTTAGAACCCGCTTGGAAGCAATTCACAAAATTGCACGAATACCTCGAGAAACAGTATCCtttgatccacaaacattTGAAGGTTGAGaaggtcaacaagttctccaTATTGATCACCTGGCAAGGTTCTAATACCAAGCAGAAACCCATCTTGTTAACTGCTCACCAAGATGTTGTTCCAGTTCCTGATGAGACTCTTGATCAATGGAAGTATCCACCATTTTCAGGGGCTGTTGATGGTGACAGAATCTATGGAAGAGGATCAGGAGACTGCAAGGACTTGCTTATGGCGTTGTTTGAAACGGCCGAGTTGTTATTGAAGGAAGGTAAGTTTCAACCTCAAAGAACCATTTTATTTGGATTTGGCTACGATGAAGAAAGTCAAGGTACTGGTGCCGTTGAGTTGAGCAAGTTCATATTTGAGCGGTACGGGCCAGAGTCTTTATATGCTTTGATTGACGAAGGTGACCAGGGGTATGTTCAGCAGTTTGGTAGGTATGTTATACCAATTCCAACCGGAGAGAAGGGCCATTTGAATTCTGAAATCGAGTTGTTTACTCCTGGTGGTCACTCGTCGGTACCACCAAAGCACACTAGTATTGGTATcatggccaagttgattgacCGGATTGAAAGTGTCGATTTCTCGCCTGCCATAACCAATGCAAACCCTTTAATGAACGCATTACAGTGTATGGCAGAGCATGGACAAATTGAAAAGTCTTTAAAAAGCGATATTATAAAGGCTGTTTTTGATGCCAATgccaacaagaagttggtggaataCTTATCAAAAGACCCATCTACCGAGTTTCTTATCAAGACCAGCCAGGCAGTAGACATAATCCAAGGTGGAGTCAAATCCAATGCTTTACCAGAATATGTGTCTGTGGTGGTCAACCATAGAATCTCTGCAGAAGAATCTGTCGAGTCCACTAGcaagaagattcttgatgatatcaagtcAATTGCCACCAAGTTCGACTTGGGAATTgtatttgaaaacaaaaCCATTGTGGAAAAGACTAAAAATGGCTACTTCAACTACGTCTTGAACGAACTGTTGGAGCCATCTCCAATTTCACCCATTGACACTGCTGCTTGGAATACCTTCACCGGTGCCTTACGATACTTGTATGAAGATGTGATGAACCCAGGACTCAATGAGACATTTGTGGCGATTCCTGCTTACGCTGCTGGAAACACTGACACCAAGGCTTACTGGGACTTGACTGCAAATATTTACAGATATCTGCCATATAttggaattgttgaaggCGAAGACGAAGTTGCACGAGGAATACACTCCCTCAATGAGTGGTCTTCCATCTCTGGGCATATGGCCACCATTAGTTTCTATTATTACTACTTACAGATCGTGGATCAGATTGCTGATGATACATTAATTTCTCAATAGAATATACTACTTTCTTATCCGAAAGTAGCGTTGTTTCAATATTAAAGATGAGTGCATTAGGGGTAAATTAATTACCCTATTCATGTGGTTAGACTGTTTTACAAACTGTCAAGTTAGGGGCTAATCATCTGATGATAACGAACCTATGACAGTACCTATTAAATAGTCTATATCGTATGTGAAAGTTTAGGTTAATCAATAATGTTGCCATTTGATCGCTGAGAGGGCAGTGGAACACTTTCAAGGAGGAAGTACAAGATACAATAACGTTGAAATTTAGTCTTCCACCtcatgaagaattggttaAAAGGCAATGAGAATACCTTGTAAAATGATAGTCTGTAACTCTGACTCGTTTTCCCATTGTGACTTGTGATTTGAATCATCTCGAACACCAAGGAAGACAGGGTATTCGTATTGCAACCTTCACGAGGATGTTGTGACTGTTGTTGCAAGGCAAACAGTTTTCGACTTGGCAACTAATCTGAGCGGGTTCGTTTTCGAATTGTGATTGCAAGAGTCGTTCAGCCATAGGTTTAGAACCCTTCTTAACGATGAAATGATTAATGTAGGGGGAAATACTTCAGCAACTTAGAATTTAAAAATACAATACTAGCCCAGAAATGTATCCTCCCATTTCTTTAATGGTTGCGAAAATTGCtgaaattcaaagaatgCAACTAGAAGATTACATAGAAGAGATTTAACCAATGTCATTGACGAAAATTGACACTCTTCCAGGGTTCAATGTAAGGTTTTATTTTTTCTGgttttgttctttctgGAGAGATGAATCAAGACCAAAAGATTCAATCAACTATATAAATGTTGCATAATTTGCATTTGTTTCATCAcgtcaaaatcaatattAATGAATAACAATACAAGCTTAAGAAGCAGAAATTGGAGAAAAAAAGACTCACTCTTCATATTCTTAGAATTGAAACACTGCTTACTAAGTCATATAGTTTAACTTTCATGTCAATTTGGACGACCTTCTGACCCAGAAAATACTGATCTGGATTTATTATCGCGCCAAACACATTTTTGCAATTAGTGCACCTCTGTCATGATTCGAGGTCTAAGACAGCAATATGATGAACGGCTCAATcacatcaacaagaaattaCTCGATTATCAAAAAGGTATCGACTCGTTTGCTATAATCAATGATTCCAACTTCCAACGACCGAACGACTCTAAATCGACTCTTTCTGAGTTGGATGAATCGCTCACTGTGTTGAACCAGAATTTGTCCCACTTGAATGAATTGTGGGTAAtaaagaacttgatcaaggagATCGAAGCATACATGGCTGACATCAATGAAGTTGTCTTGTCGTTAGAATCCTTGTACATTAATTTCGAAAA
Above is a window of Yamadazyma tenuis chromosome 1, complete sequence DNA encoding:
- a CDS encoding Gly-Xaa carboxypeptidase (COG:E; MEROPS:MER0001269; EggNog:ENOG503NU4A), with product MNDPLLPINSQPKRTKKLLPKVLAVAAIVVLCGYKFLKLTPTVQLSDGLCPISDKIDPAPYVYDVSKIGQILKDKEYIDEVVERWSGAIQIPSVSNDVMVNPNTTDDLEELYRLEPAWKQFTKLHEYLEKQYPLIHKHLKVEKVNKFSILITWQGSNTKQKPILLTAHQDVVPVPDETLDQWKYPPFSGAVDGDRIYGRGSGDCKDLLMALFETAELLLKEGKFQPQRTILFGFGYDEESQGTGAVELSKFIFERYGPESLYALIDEGDQGYVQQFGRYVIPIPTGEKGHLNSEIELFTPGGHSSVPPKHTSIGIMAKLIDRIESVDFSPAITNANPLMNALQCMAEHGQIEKSLKSDIIKAVFDANANKKLVEYLSKDPSTEFLIKTSQAVDIIQGGVKSNALPEYVSVVVNHRISAEESVESTSKKILDDIKSIATKFDLGIVFENKTIVEKTKNGYFNYVLNESLEPSPISPIDTAAWNTFTGALRYLYEDVMNPGLNETFVAIPAYAAGNTDTKAYWDLTANIYRYSPYIGIVEGEDEVARGIHSLNEWSSISGHMATISFYYYYLQIVDQIADDTLISQ